The Streptomyces sp. Je 1-332 genome has a window encoding:
- a CDS encoding dihydrofolate reductase family protein — MTNSTDRRVTANLTLSLDGRYHGPGGADDFSAFAPYVTTEVARNHLTRIWPDATTALLGRVNAEGFLGYWPSVATDENADPRDHGYAKWLVDAEKVVFSTTLAEAPWEHTRVVNAPAVDVVADLRTTGDGDILVNSCPSVIKPLLAADLLDRLYLMIFPEILGGGQRLFDDGLPSSKWKLAHQETGDLGEIAMAYDRVR; from the coding sequence ATGACCAACTCGACCGACCGCAGGGTGACCGCCAACCTGACTCTCAGCCTCGACGGGCGTTACCACGGTCCCGGCGGGGCCGACGATTTCAGCGCTTTCGCCCCCTACGTGACCACCGAGGTCGCGCGAAATCATCTCACCCGTATCTGGCCGGACGCGACAACTGCGCTTCTCGGCAGGGTCAACGCCGAGGGCTTCCTGGGGTACTGGCCCTCGGTCGCAACCGACGAGAACGCCGATCCACGCGATCATGGATATGCGAAGTGGCTCGTCGACGCGGAAAAGGTGGTCTTCTCCACCACCCTGGCCGAGGCGCCGTGGGAGCACACCCGCGTGGTGAACGCCCCCGCCGTGGATGTCGTCGCCGACCTCAGGACCACCGGTGATGGCGACATCCTGGTCAACAGCTGCCCGAGTGTCATCAAGCCGCTGCTCGCGGCAGACCTGCTGGACCGGCTCTACCTCATGATCTTCCCCGAGATCCTCGGGGGTGGGCAGCGGCTGTTCGACGACGGCCTGCCGAGCTCGAAATGGAAGCTCGCCCATCAGGAGACCGGCGACCTGGGCGAGATCGCCATGGCCTACGACCGAGTCCGCTGA
- a CDS encoding HAD family phosphatase translates to MTATCVILDIGGVLEITPETGWVQRWEERLELPLGTVHDRMRDVWRAGSVGSISEREVHEQVAVRLGLDGPQGQAFMAELWAEYLGTPNEDLIDYVRGLHGRCRLGILSNSFVGARERESTLYHFDELVEQIVYSHEIGIEKPDLRAFEIACANLNVRPENCLFIDDVEVNVEAARAAGMQAHLFEDNTRTIRRIAAHLDAGPLAPDRVPLA, encoded by the coding sequence GTGACCGCGACCTGCGTCATTCTCGACATCGGCGGCGTGTTGGAGATCACGCCGGAAACTGGATGGGTGCAACGGTGGGAAGAGCGGCTGGAGCTGCCACTGGGCACTGTCCATGACCGGATGCGCGACGTGTGGCGGGCCGGGAGCGTCGGGAGCATCAGCGAGCGAGAGGTGCATGAGCAGGTGGCGGTTCGTCTGGGCCTCGACGGTCCCCAGGGACAAGCCTTCATGGCTGAGCTCTGGGCGGAGTATCTGGGGACGCCGAACGAGGACCTCATCGACTATGTGCGGGGGCTGCACGGACGCTGCAGGCTGGGCATCCTGAGCAACAGCTTCGTCGGCGCCCGCGAGCGAGAGTCGACGCTGTATCACTTCGACGAATTGGTGGAGCAGATTGTCTACTCCCACGAGATCGGCATTGAGAAGCCCGACCTGCGTGCCTTCGAGATCGCTTGCGCCAACTTGAACGTGCGGCCGGAAAACTGCCTGTTCATCGACGATGTCGAGGTCAACGTCGAGGCCGCCCGGGCGGCAGGCATGCAAGCACACCTCTTCGAGGACAACACCCGGACCATCAGGCGCATCGCAGCCCATCTGGACGCCGGGCCCTTGGCCCCAGATCGTGTCCCGCTAGCGTGA
- a CDS encoding LysE family translocator — protein MLTALATAAGVLALLTIAPGPDMAVVTRRAVDAGPRDALHTVGGIAGGLLFWGALTVTGLTAVLAASATTYLVVTFLGAGYLIFLGVQALWEHRPAVPAPVDTHTGPTGGSPWRTGLISNILNPKIAVFYTGLLPTLAPPHPSAAWGMILLVLLHAALTVVWLGSYVVLLSKAGSLLERPRIRRALGRTTGAVLIGLGLAVAAAAS, from the coding sequence ATGCTGACCGCTCTCGCCACCGCGGCCGGCGTCCTCGCCCTGCTGACCATCGCCCCGGGCCCGGACATGGCGGTGGTCACCCGCCGAGCCGTCGACGCCGGTCCCAGGGATGCGCTGCATACGGTGGGCGGGATCGCGGGCGGGCTCCTGTTCTGGGGAGCGTTGACCGTGACGGGGCTGACGGCCGTTCTTGCCGCTTCAGCTACGACGTACCTTGTGGTCACGTTCCTCGGCGCCGGATACCTGATCTTCCTCGGCGTCCAGGCACTGTGGGAGCACCGGCCCGCCGTCCCGGCCCCGGTGGACACCCATACCGGCCCGACGGGAGGGAGCCCCTGGCGGACCGGCCTGATCAGCAACATCCTCAATCCGAAGATCGCCGTCTTCTACACCGGCTTGCTGCCCACCTTGGCCCCGCCCCACCCGTCGGCCGCCTGGGGCATGATCCTCCTCGTCCTCCTCCACGCCGCCCTCACTGTCGTCTGGCTGGGCAGTTACGTGGTTTTGCTGTCGAAGGCTGGAAGCCTCCTCGAACGGCCACGGATCCGCCGCGCGCTCGGCCGGACCACGGGTGCCGTACTGATCGGCCTCGGCCTCGCGGTCGCCGCTGCCGCCAGCTGA
- a CDS encoding zinc-binding dehydrogenase: MQRLIPTGEAARPVVLAEVPQPLPEPGEALVKVEAFAPNRGEIFLLEHPRPGSLPGKDVAGLVVQAAADGSGPGIGTRVVGHPAQGGWAEYVAVPTHSLAVLPDSIDSARAAALPLAGITALRLLRTAGPLAGRRVLLTGASGGVGHYVTELALGAGAEVTAVTATPVRGERLAELGATVVHEVAAAQGPFDVVLESTGGPDLPLALSKVRPGGLLVWFGQASRTPVTLDFFQLLGGPERVTIQHFHYAGAPYGFDLATLVRLVEQGRLHPEIGSITDWGQTADTLVDLRERRIRGKAVLLTEGTR; the protein is encoded by the coding sequence ATGCAAAGACTGATTCCCACGGGAGAGGCGGCCCGTCCGGTCGTCTTGGCCGAGGTCCCCCAGCCGCTGCCGGAGCCCGGTGAAGCACTGGTCAAGGTCGAGGCGTTCGCCCCGAACCGAGGCGAGATCTTCCTGCTCGAACACCCTCGGCCGGGGTCGCTGCCCGGCAAAGACGTCGCAGGGCTCGTCGTGCAGGCGGCAGCCGACGGCTCGGGCCCCGGTATCGGCACCCGTGTGGTGGGGCACCCGGCGCAGGGCGGCTGGGCGGAGTACGTCGCCGTGCCCACGCACTCGCTCGCGGTGCTCCCGGACAGCATCGACAGCGCACGGGCGGCGGCCCTGCCCCTGGCCGGGATCACTGCCCTGCGGCTGCTGCGGACGGCTGGTCCCCTGGCAGGGCGGCGGGTGCTGCTGACCGGCGCCTCGGGGGGTGTCGGCCACTACGTCACCGAGCTGGCCCTCGGCGCGGGAGCCGAGGTGACCGCGGTGACGGCCACGCCGGTGCGCGGCGAGCGGCTCGCGGAGCTGGGCGCGACGGTGGTGCACGAGGTCGCGGCGGCCCAGGGACCGTTCGATGTCGTACTTGAGTCCACGGGCGGGCCGGATCTGCCCCTCGCGCTGTCGAAGGTGCGCCCGGGCGGCCTGCTCGTCTGGTTCGGTCAGGCGAGCCGCACGCCGGTGACTCTCGACTTCTTCCAGCTCCTTGGCGGGCCCGAGCGCGTCACCATCCAGCACTTCCACTACGCCGGCGCCCCCTACGGCTTCGACCTCGCGACACTGGTACGCCTCGTGGAACAGGGCCGGCTGCACCCGGAGATCGGCAGCATCACCGACTGGGGTCAGACCGCCGACACCCTGGTCGACCTGCGAGAGCGCCGGATACGCGGCAAGGCCGTACTGCTGACCGAAGGAACACGATGA
- a CDS encoding MerR family transcriptional regulator has product MFIGELSKRTGVSTRSLRYYEQQGLLLPQRRSSGYREFDDSDMDTVRRIRILLGAGLNTDLIREMLPCMADEGAILAPTCEEMNRDLKVERERLSSSIEQLQGAHAMLSSIIHAGEQVTGATA; this is encoded by the coding sequence ATGTTCATCGGCGAGCTGTCGAAACGCACCGGCGTCAGCACCAGGAGCCTGCGGTACTACGAGCAGCAAGGGCTGCTGCTGCCGCAGCGGCGGTCCAGCGGCTACCGCGAGTTCGACGACTCCGACATGGACACCGTGCGCCGCATACGGATCCTGCTCGGAGCCGGGCTGAACACCGACCTGATCCGGGAGATGCTGCCCTGTATGGCCGACGAGGGGGCAATACTGGCGCCGACATGCGAGGAAATGAACCGGGACCTCAAGGTCGAACGAGAGCGGCTGAGCAGCTCCATCGAACAACTACAGGGAGCCCACGCCATGCTCAGCTCGATTATCCATGCAGGCGAACAGGTCACTGGCGCAACAGCTTAG
- a CDS encoding DUF6368 family protein: MSGPVLVIELAETLPRAAIQRLRDLLVRSSTRYEEKRVGEYDLHIHVESLGISEAGGVDGSRPVLVSVTGPGIGDESVFEAEHADEVDQESLIGFTPTHAVNVVAFCNRPVDHVVTALLTAAVIDAIGGVVNAELREDQVPMVVGLPGVIATTTGLWPAAYGSAEFLRAWAQQPSFRLLK, encoded by the coding sequence GTGAGCGGACCGGTGTTGGTGATCGAGTTGGCGGAGACCCTTCCCCGCGCGGCGATTCAGCGGCTCCGCGACCTTCTGGTTCGCTCGTCGACACGGTATGAGGAGAAGCGGGTCGGCGAGTACGACCTGCACATTCACGTGGAGAGCCTCGGCATCTCGGAGGCCGGGGGCGTCGACGGAAGCCGGCCCGTCCTGGTCTCCGTCACGGGGCCCGGCATCGGCGACGAGTCCGTATTCGAGGCCGAGCACGCCGATGAAGTCGATCAGGAGTCTCTTATCGGCTTCACGCCGACCCATGCCGTCAATGTCGTCGCCTTCTGCAACCGTCCAGTTGACCATGTCGTCACGGCTCTGCTGACCGCCGCCGTTATCGACGCGATCGGTGGAGTCGTCAACGCCGAACTAAGGGAGGACCAAGTGCCAATGGTGGTCGGCCTTCCCGGCGTCATCGCCACGACGACCGGTCTGTGGCCTGCCGCGTATGGTTCGGCGGAGTTCCTCAGAGCATGGGCTCAGCAGCCCAGCTTCCGGTTGCTGAAGTAG
- a CDS encoding nitronate monooxygenase → MALSTEFTELLGVRHPIVLAPMGGSAGGALAAAVSRAGGLGLLGGAYGDLAWLERELPIVAEGTDQPWGVGFLTWAIDADAVEQALEFNPAAVMLSFGDPSPFVDRIRRSDAVLIVQVTDLDEAKQAMDVGADVIVAQGTESGGHGARRGRSTLPFVPLAVDLAAPVPVLAAGGIADGRGVAAALALGAAGALIGTRFQATAEALVDRSISQAILEGRGQDTERNGVLDIVRGASWPNERYTARTLAHPYLDRWRGREVELAGDSQARQDYQDDVARGMISPLPVWAGEGVDLITDLPAAADLVTTLADQAEDALAWAGRRRPINRPRAHG, encoded by the coding sequence ATGGCGTTATCGACGGAGTTCACGGAGTTGTTGGGCGTGCGGCACCCAATCGTGCTGGCACCGATGGGCGGTTCAGCCGGAGGCGCACTGGCAGCGGCCGTCTCCCGAGCAGGTGGCCTCGGGTTGCTGGGCGGTGCGTACGGGGACCTGGCTTGGCTGGAGAGAGAGCTGCCGATCGTCGCGGAGGGAACTGACCAGCCGTGGGGTGTCGGCTTTCTGACCTGGGCGATCGATGCCGACGCGGTGGAGCAGGCACTGGAGTTCAACCCTGCGGCGGTGATGTTGTCCTTCGGTGACCCGAGCCCGTTCGTCGATCGGATCCGCCGGTCGGACGCGGTTCTGATCGTTCAAGTCACCGATCTGGACGAAGCAAAGCAGGCCATGGACGTGGGCGCCGACGTCATCGTGGCGCAGGGAACGGAGAGCGGTGGCCACGGCGCCCGCCGCGGGCGCTCCACACTGCCGTTCGTGCCGCTCGCGGTGGACCTCGCGGCACCGGTACCGGTCCTGGCAGCCGGCGGGATCGCCGATGGCCGCGGCGTCGCCGCAGCGCTGGCTCTGGGTGCCGCCGGAGCTCTCATCGGCACCCGCTTTCAGGCCACGGCCGAAGCCCTGGTCGACCGCTCCATCAGCCAGGCCATCCTCGAAGGACGCGGACAGGACACCGAACGCAACGGCGTCTTGGACATCGTCCGCGGCGCGAGCTGGCCGAACGAGAGGTACACCGCCCGTACTCTCGCCCACCCCTATCTCGACCGATGGCGTGGCCGGGAGGTCGAGCTGGCCGGCGATTCCCAGGCTCGTCAGGATTACCAGGACGACGTGGCTCGAGGAATGATTTCTCCCCTGCCGGTTTGGGCGGGCGAGGGCGTCGATCTCATCACCGATCTGCCTGCCGCTGCCGACCTCGTCACCACGCTGGCTGACCAAGCCGAGGATGCACTGGCCTGGGCCGGAAGGCGCCGACCGATCAACCGGCCGCGAGCCCACGGCTGA
- a CDS encoding diaminopropionate ammonia-lyase, protein MPETPVSPSATRPLRPLPWFAHSTARTWRCEPAPADVRAFHAALPGYAPTPLTELPALAGELRLGRVFVKDESDRLGLPAFKALGASWSVHRILAERAASGAEPGPVTLVTATDGNHGRAVARTARLLGQHAHVFVPHGVHPQAVAAIGAEKAKVTAVMGPYDEAVRLAAEAAAAPDAVLVQDTAWAGYEQIPGWIVEGYSTLCAEIDEQLTDHGGIEGPDLVAVPVGVGSLAQAVVTHYRSRPSGHAPALLAVEPEAAACVLESLTLGEPVSVTTGETTMAGLNCGTPSSIAWPFLRDGLDAAVAVDDAASTRAAVDLAGAGISSGPCGAATLAGLRAALTGAGAEERRRSLGLGPASVVVLLSTEGTDANPHDPTDH, encoded by the coding sequence ATGCCTGAGACTCCTGTAAGCCCCAGCGCCACCCGTCCCCTCCGTCCGCTGCCGTGGTTCGCGCACTCCACCGCCCGCACCTGGCGTTGTGAACCAGCCCCTGCCGACGTCCGCGCCTTCCATGCCGCCCTGCCCGGCTATGCGCCCACCCCGCTCACCGAACTCCCCGCGCTTGCCGGCGAACTGAGGCTCGGCCGAGTCTTCGTCAAGGACGAGTCGGACCGGCTCGGCCTGCCCGCCTTCAAAGCCCTGGGCGCGTCTTGGTCCGTCCACCGCATCCTCGCCGAACGAGCCGCGAGCGGCGCGGAGCCCGGCCCCGTCACCCTGGTGACCGCCACCGACGGCAACCACGGCCGCGCCGTGGCCCGCACCGCCCGGCTGCTCGGGCAGCACGCCCACGTGTTCGTCCCGCACGGCGTACATCCCCAGGCAGTGGCGGCCATCGGCGCCGAGAAGGCCAAGGTCACCGCAGTCATGGGGCCCTACGACGAGGCAGTGCGTCTGGCGGCCGAAGCTGCCGCCGCGCCGGACGCGGTCCTGGTCCAGGACACCGCGTGGGCGGGCTACGAGCAGATCCCCGGGTGGATCGTCGAGGGCTACTCCACCCTCTGCGCCGAGATCGACGAGCAGCTGACCGACCATGGCGGCATCGAAGGGCCGGACCTCGTCGCCGTACCCGTAGGTGTCGGATCACTGGCCCAAGCCGTGGTCACCCACTACCGCAGCCGCCCCTCCGGACATGCCCCGGCGCTCCTGGCTGTGGAACCGGAAGCAGCGGCCTGTGTCCTGGAGAGTCTCACCCTGGGCGAGCCCGTCAGTGTCACCACCGGTGAGACCACCATGGCCGGCCTCAACTGCGGTACGCCCTCCAGCATCGCCTGGCCTTTCCTGCGCGACGGCCTGGACGCCGCGGTCGCCGTCGACGATGCCGCCAGCACCCGCGCTGCCGTCGACCTGGCGGGGGCCGGTATCTCCTCCGGCCCCTGCGGAGCCGCGACGCTCGCCGGCCTGCGCGCGGCACTCACGGGGGCGGGCGCGGAGGAACGCCGTAGGTCACTCGGCCTCGGGCCGGCGTCGGTAGTCGTGCTGTTGAGCACCGAGGGCACTGACGCCAACCCGCACGACCCCACCGATCACTGA
- a CDS encoding SDR family oxidoreductase, whose protein sequence is MNRFTDKTVLITGGTSGMGLATAHRLVAEDARVIVTGRTRARVDFAVQEIGPRASGIVADVADLSAVDALMETVRDRHGRLDGLFANAGAGTFLPFENITEPDFDHGVDVNFKGVFFTVQKALPLLADQGSIVINASWTLHRGNSVLTLYAATKAAVHNLARTLAAALAPRGIRVNSVSPGYIDTPMYPADALTEAEAAAVTGQIVAGRFGRPEEVAAAVAFLASSDASYVNGQDLVIDGGLVGAAPA, encoded by the coding sequence ATGAACCGCTTCACCGACAAGACCGTCCTCATCACCGGCGGCACCAGCGGCATGGGCCTGGCCACCGCACACCGCCTCGTCGCCGAGGATGCCCGTGTCATCGTCACCGGCCGCACCCGCGCACGGGTGGACTTTGCCGTCCAGGAGATCGGCCCCAGGGCCTCGGGGATCGTGGCCGACGTCGCCGACCTCAGCGCGGTCGACGCACTGATGGAGACCGTACGGGACCGTCACGGCCGGCTCGACGGCCTCTTCGCGAACGCGGGCGCCGGGACATTCCTGCCGTTCGAGAACATCACCGAACCTGACTTCGACCACGGCGTCGACGTCAACTTCAAGGGCGTGTTCTTCACCGTCCAAAAGGCACTGCCGCTGCTGGCCGACCAAGGCTCGATCGTCATCAACGCCTCCTGGACCCTGCACCGGGGCAACAGCGTCCTGACTCTCTACGCGGCGACCAAAGCCGCCGTGCACAACCTGGCCCGAACCCTCGCCGCCGCACTCGCCCCGCGCGGCATACGCGTCAACTCCGTCAGCCCCGGCTACATCGACACCCCGATGTACCCCGCCGACGCGCTGACCGAAGCGGAGGCGGCGGCGGTCACCGGCCAGATCGTCGCCGGCCGCTTCGGCCGCCCGGAAGAAGTCGCCGCGGCCGTGGCATTCCTCGCCTCGTCCGACGCTTCCTACGTCAACGGCCAGGACCTCGTCATCGACGGCGGCCTGGTCGGTGCCGCGCCTGCCTGA
- a CDS encoding LysR family transcriptional regulator, with protein sequence MFDLHRLRLLRELKHRGTLAAVADALSYAPSSVSHQLSQLEAEVGVPLLEPVGRRVRLTEQAEILVVHTEAVLERLERAEADIAASASDLTGTLRIASFQTAALALIPTALGLLHDLHPRLRVHVTQREPEQALPALQARDFDLVLAEEYPGHPNPRPTGLEQEDLLDDPLYLAPPHHKQPAETGSAVKALRALAHYPWVMEPEGTAARQWAMTLCREAGFEPDVRFESTDLLLHLRLVEQDHAAAFLPGLVWNGRPPTVPLRQLPGGRRTRRIFTVVRRGASRHPAIQACQDALRQAATLPLGQTRKGRTA encoded by the coding sequence ATGTTCGATCTGCACCGGTTGCGGCTGCTGCGTGAGCTCAAGCACCGTGGCACGCTCGCCGCCGTTGCCGACGCCCTCTCGTACGCCCCTTCCTCCGTCTCGCACCAGCTGTCCCAGCTGGAGGCCGAGGTGGGAGTCCCCCTCCTCGAACCGGTCGGGCGGCGCGTACGCCTGACCGAGCAGGCCGAGATCCTGGTGGTCCACACCGAGGCGGTCCTCGAGCGCCTCGAGCGCGCGGAAGCGGACATCGCCGCCTCCGCGTCCGATCTCACCGGGACCCTGCGTATTGCCTCGTTCCAGACAGCTGCCCTGGCGCTGATTCCCACAGCGCTCGGCCTGTTGCATGACCTCCATCCGCGCCTGCGCGTCCATGTCACGCAGAGAGAGCCGGAGCAGGCGCTGCCGGCGCTCCAAGCCCGCGATTTCGACCTGGTCCTGGCCGAGGAGTACCCCGGCCATCCGAACCCGCGGCCCACTGGACTCGAACAGGAGGACCTTCTGGACGACCCCCTCTATCTCGCCCCGCCACACCACAAGCAGCCGGCAGAGACCGGAAGTGCGGTGAAAGCGTTGCGCGCACTGGCGCACTACCCCTGGGTCATGGAGCCCGAGGGCACTGCCGCGCGGCAGTGGGCGATGACTCTGTGCCGCGAGGCCGGCTTCGAACCGGACGTCCGGTTCGAGAGCACCGATCTCCTGCTCCACCTTCGCCTCGTCGAACAGGACCACGCTGCCGCCTTCCTCCCCGGCCTTGTCTGGAACGGACGTCCCCCGACCGTCCCCTTGCGGCAACTTCCCGGTGGCAGGCGTACCCGCCGCATTTTCACCGTCGTACGCCGCGGAGCGAGCCGTCACCCCGCCATACAGGCGTGCCAGGACGCCCTCCGTCAGGCGGCGACCCTGCCCCTGGGACAGACGCGGAAAGGGCGCACGGCGTAG
- a CDS encoding type II toxin-antitoxin system PemK/MazF family toxin, translated as MQRGEVWWVQFDERRLVVLLSGDDASGFQVMQVVAPAGLDISGLGIEVPVGAGEGLPLEGVLRLAFPRPGFTPCTWLTTVSRDDLIERAAVLSSRKLSEIDGALRLAEQAHERTPATTAKLREIRDALRRGELG; from the coding sequence GTGCAACGTGGCGAAGTCTGGTGGGTCCAGTTCGACGAGCGGAGGCTGGTCGTACTGCTGTCAGGAGACGACGCGTCCGGGTTCCAGGTGATGCAGGTCGTCGCTCCGGCGGGCCTCGACATCAGCGGTCTGGGCATCGAAGTGCCGGTCGGCGCCGGTGAAGGGCTGCCGCTCGAAGGCGTGCTGCGGCTCGCGTTCCCGCGTCCAGGCTTCACCCCGTGCACGTGGCTGACCACCGTGTCCCGGGACGACCTGATCGAGCGGGCGGCCGTCCTGTCCTCCAGGAAGCTCAGCGAGATCGACGGTGCCTTGCGACTCGCTGAACAAGCACACGAGCGGACCCCGGCAACGACCGCGAAGCTCAGGGAGATCCGGGACGCCCTCCGTCGCGGTGAACTCGGGTAG
- a CDS encoding LysR family transcriptional regulator: protein MDLDVAQVRAFVRTAEELHFGRAAETLAISQQALSKRIARLESLLGTELFQRGGTGVRLTEAGQRFLPPARQTLAAADAAVAAAVGKDRPLRVDVWGHLYAPMRTLAQVAGRAGELTLGHGRDLPSVATALLHGDIDAAFGRVHPPLSAGLAHRLVRLEPVDAVLSADHPLAAEPALRPDELRDSVLWAPGALDRLDFLHRFADRFALHNTATSVNLGLAHFLAEVAEEPRRFSLLPADVPLPEVHGLRTVPLVDPTPLYAWSLLWRTGNGHPGLNSLTTACAAEAGRSRWLEYDPARDWLPERPTNPPERRDDPH from the coding sequence ATGGATCTCGACGTGGCGCAGGTACGTGCCTTCGTTCGCACCGCCGAGGAACTGCACTTCGGGCGGGCGGCCGAGACGCTCGCCATCTCCCAGCAGGCGCTGTCCAAGAGGATCGCGCGGCTTGAATCGCTGCTCGGTACCGAACTGTTCCAGCGCGGCGGCACCGGCGTACGCCTCACCGAGGCCGGCCAGCGTTTCCTCCCACCGGCGCGGCAGACCCTGGCCGCCGCCGACGCAGCAGTCGCGGCAGCGGTCGGCAAGGACCGGCCACTGCGCGTAGACGTCTGGGGGCACCTCTACGCACCCATGCGGACGCTCGCTCAAGTCGCCGGACGAGCCGGAGAGTTGACGTTGGGTCACGGCCGCGATCTGCCGTCGGTGGCGACGGCACTGCTGCACGGCGACATCGACGCGGCTTTCGGCCGGGTCCACCCTCCGCTCTCCGCCGGGCTAGCGCACCGCCTTGTCCGCCTCGAACCGGTGGACGCCGTACTGAGCGCGGACCATCCGCTCGCAGCCGAACCGGCGCTGCGACCGGACGAGTTGCGCGACAGCGTGCTGTGGGCGCCCGGTGCGCTGGACCGGCTCGACTTCCTCCACCGGTTCGCCGACCGATTCGCCCTCCACAACACGGCCACGAGCGTCAACCTCGGGCTCGCCCACTTCCTCGCCGAGGTAGCAGAAGAACCACGACGCTTCTCACTGCTGCCCGCCGACGTGCCACTGCCCGAGGTCCACGGACTGCGCACCGTCCCCCTGGTCGACCCCACCCCGCTGTACGCCTGGTCACTGCTGTGGCGCACCGGCAACGGACACCCGGGGCTGAACAGCCTCACCACGGCCTGTGCGGCAGAAGCCGGGCGAAGCCGATGGCTGGAATACGACCCGGCTCGCGACTGGCTGCCCGAACGACCCACGAACCCTCCCGAACGCCGGGACGACCCGCATTGA
- a CDS encoding alpha/beta fold hydrolase, producing the protein MNATDFAAAQWTRATGAGVDPHEYRRVTDSLSSLGDWGPSFLHTGHGYLQRAENAENAGSPRSAGEYLLMAARWFHLATLAPYTEAPRAAAEADHAFGRALTVLEPDARRVSGEGFTGWLRGPADAPGTVVVVPGLNSAKEEFLDLASALLARGLAVFAMDGPGQGVLAATTTFVPDYERVVGRVIDTLGVARIGLVGLSLGGYFAARAAALEPRVAAVATVSGPFRLDWEELPPPVRDIMTQRAGGAAAAHEFARHVDLAALAPRIVAPLLVVEGEQDAIPGVANGERLARLAPHGSYLSVPHGDHLLGNARPDWLPHLSDHLTHTLTGTPA; encoded by the coding sequence ATGAACGCCACCGACTTCGCTGCCGCCCAGTGGACACGCGCCACCGGTGCGGGCGTGGACCCGCACGAGTACCGGCGCGTCACCGACAGCCTCAGCTCCCTCGGCGACTGGGGGCCGTCCTTCCTGCACACCGGACACGGCTACCTCCAGCGCGCGGAGAATGCGGAGAATGCAGGATCTCCCCGCTCAGCGGGTGAGTACCTGCTGATGGCGGCCCGCTGGTTCCACCTGGCCACCCTGGCGCCTTATACGGAAGCACCACGGGCTGCCGCCGAGGCGGATCACGCCTTTGGCCGGGCGCTCACCGTCTTGGAGCCCGATGCGCGGCGGGTGAGCGGCGAGGGATTCACCGGCTGGCTGCGCGGCCCCGCCGACGCCCCGGGAACCGTAGTCGTCGTCCCCGGCCTGAACTCGGCCAAGGAGGAGTTCCTCGACCTGGCCTCCGCGCTGCTGGCCAGGGGACTTGCGGTGTTCGCGATGGACGGCCCCGGACAGGGCGTGCTCGCGGCCACCACCACCTTCGTGCCGGACTACGAGCGGGTCGTGGGCCGGGTCATCGACACGCTCGGCGTCGCACGCATCGGGCTCGTCGGCCTGAGCCTGGGCGGATACTTCGCGGCCCGGGCCGCGGCGCTGGAGCCGCGCGTGGCGGCCGTCGCCACCGTCAGCGGTCCCTTCCGTCTCGACTGGGAGGAACTGCCCCCGCCGGTACGGGACATCATGACCCAGCGCGCCGGAGGAGCCGCCGCCGCCCACGAGTTCGCACGCCACGTGGACCTCGCCGCCCTGGCACCCCGCATCGTGGCCCCGCTGCTGGTCGTGGAAGGCGAACAGGACGCCATCCCCGGCGTGGCGAACGGTGAGCGACTGGCTCGCCTGGCGCCGCACGGCAGTTATCTGTCCGTCCCGCACGGAGACCACCTCCTGGGCAACGCACGGCCCGACTGGCTGCCCCACCTCAGCGACCACCTCACGCACACCCTGACGGGAACACCGGCATGA